A single Sulfurimonas sp. hsl 1-7 DNA region contains:
- a CDS encoding glycosyltransferase family 2 protein: MDNKPLLTIAIPTYNRSVQLQNTLNSIINQSNFDISKIEILISDNASQDNTIDVVQSYQEKFPFIHYYKNDVNLGIDYNIYKCVDLSRTDYVYLLSDDDILLGNSIKKMLELIENNPNISFFYLNGIGFKFDDNNHKVFYDNPVMQNKGNILFTDKNKFINLIRLQSTFISAFLLHRETWNINRNKERLIGTDIYLTYDLFHLLSNSKKYMFVSEPLVGVHESYTAGNYRIFHAFAHQWRQLLLEEAPSIGFDRDIMKKIFKQTLKHLKGKIKGIKQGNLNSELDFKTLKLIFTSLYDTKVFWLYILPALIKPKFIYKLELFLNNTLRLKKKS; this comes from the coding sequence ATGGACAATAAACCTTTATTAACTATAGCAATACCGACATATAATAGATCTGTACAGTTACAGAACACCCTGAATTCAATAATTAATCAAAGTAATTTTGACATATCTAAAATAGAAATCCTTATATCAGATAATGCTTCTCAAGACAATACAATAGATGTTGTTCAATCGTATCAAGAGAAATTTCCTTTTATTCACTATTACAAAAATGATGTTAATCTTGGTATTGATTACAATATTTACAAATGTGTAGATTTATCTAGAACAGACTATGTATATCTATTATCAGATGATGATATTTTGTTAGGGAATAGTATAAAAAAAATGTTAGAATTAATAGAAAACAATCCAAACATTTCCTTTTTTTATCTCAATGGAATTGGTTTTAAATTTGATGATAATAATCATAAAGTATTTTATGATAATCCAGTGATGCAAAACAAGGGAAATATATTATTTACAGATAAAAATAAATTTATAAATTTAATTAGATTACAATCAACTTTCATTTCTGCATTTTTATTACATAGAGAAACTTGGAATATTAATAGAAATAAAGAAAGACTCATTGGCACTGATATTTATTTAACTTATGACTTATTTCATCTGTTATCAAATTCAAAAAAATATATGTTCGTTAGTGAGCCATTAGTTGGCGTACATGAAAGCTATACCGCAGGAAACTATAGAATATTTCATGCATTTGCACATCAATGGCGACAACTATTACTTGAAGAAGCACCATCTATAGGCTTTGATCGCGATATAATGAAAAAAATTTTCAAACAAACATTAAAACATTTGAAAGGTAAGATAAAAGGAATAAAACAAGGAAATCTCAATTCAGAACTCGATTTCAAAACTTTAAAACTTATTTTTACTTCCTTATACGATACAAAAGTATTTTGGCTTTATATATTACCTGCTTTAATTAAGCCTAAGTTCATCTATAAACTTGAATTATTTTTAAATAATACTTTAAGATTAAAGAAAA